One window of Atribacter laminatus genomic DNA carries:
- a CDS encoding carbohydrate ABC transporter permease, which produces MSLKKLSVFQRFGFWISGTETKFKWALLLPTIILLAIITVYPTIYAFNLSLSDYNLARAADTLKGYIGLDNFRNILKDPTFWSSLRTTITFTVVVVVIEFFLGLGIALILQGTVTGSRIVRTFILLPMIMAPIVVGLTWTYLYQSEFGLVTFILRKLHLMSYATAPLADVTSALPALMVVDIWQWTPFLIMVLLAGLEALPTAPYEAARIDKASPFLVFRKITLPLLQPVILIVLVLRIMDAIRVFDIVYALTEGGPAEATDVLSMFIYRNAFYLWGIGKASAISFILLYIIMIVSVILVNLLSRAKQTV; this is translated from the coding sequence TTGTCACTTAAAAAACTTTCGGTTTTTCAACGTTTTGGTTTTTGGATTTCGGGCACTGAAACCAAGTTTAAATGGGCTTTATTGCTCCCCACCATCATTTTATTGGCAATAATAACCGTTTATCCAACTATTTATGCATTTAACCTTTCATTATCTGATTATAACTTAGCACGAGCAGCTGATACCCTGAAAGGTTATATTGGTTTGGATAATTTCCGAAATATATTAAAAGATCCGACTTTTTGGAGTTCTCTTCGCACAACTATTACCTTTACAGTAGTTGTCGTTGTAATTGAGTTTTTCTTAGGATTGGGCATTGCTCTTATCTTACAAGGAACAGTTACCGGTTCAAGAATTGTTAGAACTTTCATTTTACTCCCAATGATTATGGCACCGATTGTCGTTGGTTTGACCTGGACTTATCTCTATCAGTCGGAATTCGGCTTAGTTACCTTTATCCTACGTAAGCTTCACCTAATGAGTTATGCTACCGCTCCACTGGCCGATGTAACGAGCGCACTTCCGGCATTGATGGTTGTTGATATCTGGCAATGGACACCTTTTCTCATTATGGTTTTATTAGCCGGTTTAGAGGCACTGCCTACTGCTCCCTATGAAGCTGCCCGTATTGATAAAGCATCACCTTTTCTAGTGTTTCGGAAAATCACTCTTCCTTTGCTTCAACCGGTTATTCTCATCGTTTTGGTTTTAAGAATTATGGATGCTATCAGGGTTTTCGATATTGTATATGCATTAACAGAAGGTGGACCTGCAGAGGCGACCGATGTTTTAAGCATGTTCATTTATAGGAATGCTTTTTACCTTTGGGGGATTGGTAAAGCTTCGGCGATTTCGTTTATCTTGCTGTATATCATAATGATTGTTTCGGTTATTTTAGTAAATCTCTTAAGCCGGGCGAAGCAAACGGTTTGA
- a CDS encoding ABC transporter substrate-binding protein: MKLKSLILLGVMILVLGMASIAFGWSLEEAAKPYAGVTLRFITETTPPSYWVEEVVPEFEKATGIKIIVERQAHPHLEEKALMDFASKTGIYDVFNFDYSWTGKYVKAGYIEPFEQYMDNPALVDPDNALDDFYPRMWEGTMWDGKAYGYPFDSVIQYLFWNKAVYDKYGVAGPPKKPDEWMDTMQKLNHPPELYGTGMMAKRHLSVVCEWLCILWAFQGEFYDDNYNVKFNDENGVKATEFYKKMAEFAPPGVTTWTWDDVSTALQQGTVAQSVQWDENYGSMENPEESRVVGQMRYAPVPSYGDPVSHYGGSSLGIPTSSKNKEAAFLFIQWATSQDIQLRGVGHGSSPTRMSVYGVQELRDKFPSFAATDEAAASTGWRPRIPEWDDMVETLALEINSVIAGAKDVKSALDTSAARVEELLKTGGYK; encoded by the coding sequence TTGAAACTGAAATCTCTTATTTTATTAGGTGTAATGATATTAGTCCTGGGAATGGCATCTATTGCCTTTGGCTGGAGTCTAGAAGAAGCAGCCAAACCCTATGCGGGGGTAACCTTACGGTTTATAACCGAAACCACTCCCCCTAGCTATTGGGTCGAAGAAGTTGTACCTGAATTTGAGAAGGCAACCGGTATTAAAATTATTGTTGAGCGTCAAGCCCATCCACACCTTGAAGAAAAAGCGTTAATGGATTTTGCTTCAAAAACCGGAATATATGATGTCTTCAACTTTGACTATTCCTGGACAGGAAAATATGTTAAGGCTGGCTATATTGAACCCTTCGAGCAGTATATGGACAATCCCGCTTTAGTCGATCCGGATAATGCCCTCGATGATTTCTATCCAAGGATGTGGGAAGGGACTATGTGGGATGGCAAGGCGTATGGTTATCCTTTCGATAGCGTCATCCAATATTTATTTTGGAATAAAGCCGTTTACGATAAATACGGTGTGGCTGGACCTCCAAAGAAACCGGATGAATGGATGGATACCATGCAAAAGCTCAATCATCCTCCCGAACTCTATGGGACTGGTATGATGGCTAAACGTCATCTTTCAGTGGTTTGTGAATGGCTCTGTATTTTATGGGCATTTCAAGGTGAATTCTATGATGATAACTACAATGTAAAATTTAATGATGAGAATGGTGTGAAAGCCACTGAATTTTATAAAAAGATGGCAGAATTCGCACCTCCTGGAGTAACCACTTGGACTTGGGATGATGTTAGTACCGCTCTTCAACAGGGCACAGTGGCACAATCGGTTCAGTGGGATGAAAACTATGGAAGTATGGAAAATCCAGAAGAGTCGAGAGTAGTTGGGCAGATGAGATATGCCCCGGTACCATCATATGGGGACCCAGTTTCTCATTATGGTGGTTCCAGCTTGGGTATTCCGACTTCTTCCAAGAACAAAGAAGCGGCATTCCTCTTTATTCAATGGGCGACTAGTCAAGATATCCAACTCCGTGGAGTAGGCCACGGGTCTTCACCAACTAGAATGTCAGTTTATGGAGTTCAGGAACTCCGTGATAAATTCCCAAGTTTTGCCGCAACAGACGAAGCTGCTGCCAGTACTGGGTGGCGACCAAGAATACCGGAATGGGATGACATGGTTGAAACCCTTGCCCTGGAAATTAACTCAGTTATTGCTGGAGCAAAAGACGTAAAGTCAGCTTTAGATACTTCTGCAGCAAGAGTTGAAGAACTCTTGAAAACAGGTGGTTATAAATAA
- a CDS encoding GolD/DthD family dehydrogenase, translating into MGEKPYSLSFSLEGKTALITGAAKGIGKAIAQVFSEHKANIILVDLDQDVINVAKSLSGETSQNLPIVADITKNTDLKRIHQESFKVFPRIDILVNNAGVGMLDDAENLSEEIWDKTMAVNLKAPFMLSQIVGREMIKQKKGKIINIASQAGLIALDKHIAYCSSKAGIIGMTKVLALEWAEYGINVNAIAPTVILTELGIKAWSGEVGEAMKKKIPLRRFGYPEEVAAAALYLASEASNLVTGETLVIDGGYCIQ; encoded by the coding sequence TTGGGAGAAAAACCATATTCTCTAAGTTTTAGTTTGGAAGGGAAAACCGCTCTAATTACTGGAGCTGCAAAAGGAATTGGTAAAGCTATTGCCCAGGTATTTTCAGAACACAAGGCAAACATTATATTGGTTGATTTAGATCAGGACGTGATCAATGTAGCCAAATCCCTATCAGGAGAGACAAGCCAAAATCTTCCTATTGTTGCTGATATTACTAAAAATACTGACCTGAAGAGAATTCATCAAGAGAGCTTTAAAGTATTTCCTCGAATTGATATTTTAGTAAACAACGCCGGAGTAGGAATGTTGGATGATGCTGAAAATCTTTCCGAGGAAATCTGGGATAAAACGATGGCAGTAAATTTGAAAGCTCCTTTTATGCTCTCTCAAATAGTTGGTCGAGAGATGATCAAACAGAAAAAAGGAAAAATTATCAACATTGCTTCTCAGGCGGGATTAATCGCCCTTGATAAGCATATAGCTTATTGTTCCAGTAAAGCTGGGATTATTGGTATGACGAAAGTATTAGCTTTGGAATGGGCTGAATATGGTATTAATGTCAACGCTATTGCTCCAACTGTTATTCTCACTGAATTGGGTATAAAAGCCTGGTCAGGGGAAGTGGGAGAAGCCATGAAAAAGAAGATTCCTCTTCGTCGTTTTGGTTATCCAGAAGAAGTTGCAGCTGCGGCTCTTTACCTGGCTAGTGAGGCTTCCAATTTGGTAACTGGTGAAACCCTGGTTATTGATGGTGGATATTGCATTCAATAA
- a CDS encoding sugar-binding transcriptional regulator, producing the protein MTKAAQLYYEDDLSILDISKLLGISRQRCSRLLKKAREVGIVQIKIHRSDYSYLRNLEKRLQKIFHLKKVVVTEVFSNSSDHIIQSVAEEGAHLLNQLIQPNLSIGVASGRTLYELVQYIKTLEERDYNIKIFELIGGLSRISANVVATEISRGIAKKFHAKAYFLPAPAFTKDQKTRDAMLKDSIIKAALSEKIDLALVGIGNVTPQTMLVDTETINKKEYRELLEKEAVGVINGTFFDIQGKIVEFEGNKRRIAFPLTELKKAPDIVGVAGGLNKVDAIVGALRGGFVNILVIDDLTSDAILKKIES; encoded by the coding sequence ATGACAAAAGCAGCCCAACTCTATTACGAGGACGATCTTTCCATCCTCGATATTTCTAAATTGCTGGGGATATCCAGGCAAAGATGTTCCCGACTATTAAAAAAAGCCCGCGAGGTAGGAATTGTCCAGATCAAGATACATCGCTCTGACTATAGCTATCTTCGAAACTTGGAGAAAAGACTACAAAAAATTTTCCATCTCAAAAAGGTTGTTGTGACAGAAGTATTTAGTAATAGTTCTGACCATATCATACAAAGTGTTGCCGAGGAGGGTGCTCATCTTTTAAATCAGCTTATTCAACCAAACTTAAGTATTGGTGTGGCTTCGGGGAGAACTCTCTATGAGCTTGTTCAATACATAAAAACTTTAGAAGAAAGAGATTATAATATTAAAATATTTGAATTGATTGGTGGATTAAGTCGAATTTCTGCAAATGTTGTCGCTACAGAAATTTCTCGAGGCATTGCAAAAAAATTTCATGCCAAAGCGTACTTTCTACCAGCTCCAGCATTCACCAAAGATCAAAAAACCCGGGACGCAATGTTAAAAGATAGTATTATTAAGGCAGCTCTTTCGGAGAAAATAGATTTAGCTTTAGTTGGAATTGGAAATGTTACACCCCAAACCATGTTAGTTGATACCGAAACTATAAACAAAAAAGAATATAGAGAACTATTAGAGAAAGAGGCAGTTGGTGTTATCAATGGCACTTTTTTTGATATACAAGGTAAAATTGTTGAATTTGAAGGGAATAAAAGGAGGATTGCTTTCCCTTTAACTGAACTTAAAAAAGCGCCTGATATTGTTGGTGTTGCCGGGGGATTAAATAAGGTTGATGCAATTGTTGGAGCTCTGCGTGGTGGTTTTGTAAACATTTTAGTTATCGACGACCTCACTTCAGATGCCATTCTAAAAAAGATAGAGAGTTAA
- a CDS encoding GolD/DthD family dehydrogenase, with protein sequence MDYVPFNGNFSLERKVAVITGAAKGIGKAIALVFAQKGADLVLVDFDKEVDHILKQIEKLERRAVFVQGDITKPETLQKILNVGLKEYGKIEILINNAGISRLDDAENLSEKDWDDVIAVNLTAQFRLAQAIGRQMIQQRYGKIINIASKAGLVALPKHAAYMASKAGLIGVTKILAMEWAKYNINVNAIAPTVILTEMGGKAWAGDVGEAMKSKIPVGRFGYPEEVAAAALFLACDASNLITGETLVIDGGYTIQ encoded by the coding sequence ATGGATTATGTTCCATTTAATGGAAATTTTAGTTTAGAGAGAAAAGTTGCTGTTATTACTGGGGCTGCAAAAGGTATTGGGAAAGCTATTGCTTTAGTATTTGCTCAGAAAGGTGCCGATTTAGTACTAGTAGATTTTGACAAAGAAGTTGATCATATATTAAAACAGATTGAAAAATTGGAACGTCGAGCTGTTTTTGTTCAGGGTGATATTACAAAACCAGAAACATTGCAAAAAATCTTAAATGTCGGTCTTAAAGAGTATGGGAAGATAGAAATTTTAATAAATAATGCTGGAATCTCAAGGTTAGATGATGCTGAAAATTTATCTGAAAAAGATTGGGATGATGTCATTGCAGTTAATTTAACTGCTCAATTTAGATTGGCTCAAGCTATTGGTCGACAAATGATTCAACAAAGATATGGAAAGATTATAAATATTGCCTCTAAAGCTGGTTTAGTGGCTTTGCCAAAACATGCTGCCTATATGGCTAGTAAAGCAGGATTAATTGGTGTTACAAAAATATTAGCTATGGAATGGGCTAAATATAATATAAATGTCAATGCTATTGCTCCAACTGTAATACTCACTGAAATGGGCGGAAAGGCATGGGCTGGAGATGTTGGTGAAGCTATGAAAAGTAAAATACCTGTAGGAAGATTTGGTTATCCAGAAGAGGTAGCTGCAGCTGCATTATTTTTGGCTTGTGATGCTTCAAATTTAATAACCGGTGAAACCTTAGTTATTGATGGTGGCTATACGATTCAATAA
- a CDS encoding sugar phosphate isomerase/epimerase family protein, which translates to MKISLHAYAFGPHGGWVPTYLVEEAIKRTAKLGYDGIELDAARPHVWPYDINKEHRTAIKKLVKECNLEIPAISGYYFGMNFSSPLQSEREAATDYLVKCVELCADLESKVLVVVPGVVVHGTSWKEAWNRSLDQMRPGIKRAEELGVFIGIEFVNTLWSNLVTTSWQAVDFMNECQSDQVKLVLDSSHAFYGGENIVDVVQSFGKDLVHVHFEDCLIGAPETRAVPGKGDVNLISFYQTLKEIGYDGYLTVELWGSQPEKYAREALENTKKIISCC; encoded by the coding sequence GTGAAAATTAGCTTACATGCCTATGCTTTTGGGCCTCATGGTGGGTGGGTGCCAACCTACTTGGTTGAAGAAGCCATAAAACGGACAGCGAAGCTGGGATATGATGGAATAGAGCTTGACGCTGCACGTCCTCATGTTTGGCCGTATGATATTAACAAAGAACATCGAACTGCAATAAAAAAATTAGTGAAAGAATGTAATTTGGAGATTCCAGCAATTAGTGGATATTATTTTGGGATGAACTTTTCGAGTCCTCTTCAATCTGAGCGAGAAGCAGCTACTGATTATCTGGTTAAATGTGTTGAATTATGTGCTGATTTAGAGTCTAAAGTATTGGTTGTAGTCCCCGGGGTAGTGGTGCATGGAACATCCTGGAAGGAAGCTTGGAACCGGTCTCTTGATCAAATGAGACCAGGCATTAAGCGGGCTGAAGAATTAGGGGTCTTTATCGGGATTGAGTTTGTTAATACCCTTTGGTCAAACTTAGTAACAACATCCTGGCAAGCAGTTGATTTTATGAATGAGTGTCAATCTGATCAGGTAAAGTTAGTTTTAGACTCATCTCACGCTTTTTATGGTGGGGAAAATATTGTTGATGTCGTGCAATCATTTGGGAAAGATTTGGTCCATGTTCATTTTGAGGATTGTTTAATTGGAGCGCCAGAAACTCGAGCGGTTCCCGGCAAAGGTGATGTAAATTTGATCTCCTTTTATCAGACTTTAAAAGAAATCGGTTATGATGGCTATTTAACTGTTGAACTCTGGGGGAGCCAACCAGAAAAATATGCCCGTGAAGCATTAGAAAATACCAAAAAAATCATATCATGCTGTTAG
- a CDS encoding sugar phosphate isomerase/epimerase family protein, protein MFKFGVDTFIWSEAFSEKDLWVIPKAKELGFEVLDISISKPDSFPTQLVKEKIQETGLEVVTTTTLGKETNLISSDPAIRKNGIEFMKKMVDINVELGSRIIGGVSYAAWGYLSGKPRTQQEWDWSIASMKEIAQYAQEKSQISVCVEPVNRFETHFLNIADDAVRYCQEVGYENIKVHLDSFHMIREETSFREAVKTCGKKYLGYVHVCENNRGIPGTGLVPWKEFFLALKDINYTGPLVIESFDPSFEELNRQCAIWRKLADSGEELAVQGLKHLRAVAKEIGE, encoded by the coding sequence ATGTTCAAATTTGGAGTTGATACCTTTATTTGGAGTGAAGCTTTCTCAGAAAAAGATCTGTGGGTCATTCCGAAAGCGAAAGAACTTGGTTTTGAAGTATTAGATATTTCCATCAGTAAACCAGATAGTTTCCCCACCCAACTGGTCAAAGAAAAGATTCAAGAAACCGGTCTCGAAGTGGTTACCACCACCACTCTGGGTAAAGAAACCAACCTGATCTCATCTGATCCGGCCATTCGAAAAAACGGCATTGAATTCATGAAGAAGATGGTTGATATCAATGTTGAGCTGGGGTCTCGAATCATCGGTGGCGTAAGCTATGCTGCCTGGGGATACCTGAGTGGGAAACCCCGAACCCAACAAGAATGGGACTGGTCGATTGCCAGCATGAAAGAGATTGCTCAGTATGCTCAGGAGAAGAGCCAAATCTCAGTCTGTGTTGAACCGGTGAATCGCTTTGAAACCCATTTCTTAAACATTGCCGATGATGCAGTTCGCTATTGTCAGGAAGTTGGCTATGAGAATATCAAAGTCCATCTCGACTCCTTCCACATGATTCGAGAAGAAACCAGCTTTCGGGAGGCAGTGAAAACCTGTGGGAAGAAATATTTGGGCTATGTCCATGTCTGTGAAAACAACCGAGGAATTCCCGGAACCGGTCTAGTCCCCTGGAAAGAATTCTTTCTTGCTCTCAAGGATATCAACTACACTGGCCCGTTAGTCATCGAATCCTTTGATCCCAGTTTTGAAGAGCTCAACCGTCAATGTGCCATCTGGAGAAAATTGGCTGATTCTGGAGAAGAATTAGCGGTTCAAGGGTTGAAGCATCTCAGAGCAGTCGCCAAGGAGATTGGAGAGTAA